From the genome of Lysobacterales bacterium, one region includes:
- a CDS encoding 30S ribosomal protein THX, which produces MGKGDKKSRRGKIFRGSYGNVRPQGSATAVAAAPAPAAAKPAKPAAKTAARKKA; this is translated from the coding sequence ATGGGCAAGGGCGACAAGAAATCCCGCCGCGGCAAGATCTTCCGCGGCAGCTACGGCAACGTCCGTCCCCAGGGCAGTGCCACTGCCGTTGCCGCTGCGCCGGCCCCGGCCGCAGCCAAGCCGGCCAAGCCGGCCGCCAAGACTGCGGCGCGCAAGAAGGCTTGA
- a CDS encoding fasciclin domain-containing protein, translating into MNALRILSIALASSLATATLAPIAHAGDYAGSKQTQAAGDIVAVASGAGQFGTLVAAVQAAGLVETLQGPGPFTVFAPTDAAFAALPAGTVEDLLKPENRDRLVAVLTYHVVPGKVTAEQVVGLDRATTVNGADVSIATRGDTVTVNGARVVSADVMASNGVIHVIDQVILPPAG; encoded by the coding sequence ATGAACGCGCTTCGCATCCTGTCCATCGCCCTTGCCTCGTCGCTCGCCACCGCTACCCTCGCTCCGATCGCCCACGCCGGCGACTATGCGGGCAGCAAGCAGACCCAGGCCGCCGGCGACATCGTCGCGGTCGCCTCCGGCGCCGGCCAGTTCGGCACCCTGGTCGCCGCGGTGCAGGCCGCCGGCCTGGTCGAGACCCTGCAGGGTCCCGGGCCGTTCACCGTGTTCGCACCAACCGACGCGGCATTCGCCGCGCTCCCGGCCGGTACCGTCGAGGACCTGCTCAAGCCCGAGAACCGGGACCGCCTGGTCGCAGTGCTGACCTACCACGTCGTGCCCGGCAAGGTCACGGCCGAGCAGGTGGTCGGGCTCGACAGGGCGACCACCGTCAACGGTGCCGACGTCAGCATCGCCACCCGCGGCGACACCGTGACCGTCAATGGCGCGCGCGTGGTCAGCGCCGATGTCATGGCCAGCAACGGCGTCATCCACGTGATCGACCAGGTGATCCTGCCGCCGGCCGGCTGA
- the serC gene encoding 3-phosphoserine/phosphohydroxythreonine transaminase, which translates to MSRAYNFSAGPAALPDAVLERAQAEFLEWGGERASVMEVSHRGKAFEAMAARAEADLRSLLAVPEDYAVLFLQGGATQHFAQVPMNIAAGGRADFVLTGHWGVRAMAEAGKACAVRVAASSEQGGFRDLPAGYDFDPGAAYVHMTPNETIHGVEFHAPPDTGDVPLVADMSSTLLSRPIDVARYGIVYACAQKNIGPSGLVVLLVRRDLLARAPATLPDIFRYDRHAANGSMLNTPPTFAWYLAGLVFQWLQEQGGLAAMARLNQAKAARLYSAIDGSDGFYRNSVAGAARSWMNVPFQLHDEGLDTAFLAGATAAGLVGLKGHRAVGGMRASLYNAMPMAGVEALVEFMAAFQREHG; encoded by the coding sequence ATGTCCAGAGCCTACAATTTCAGCGCCGGTCCGGCCGCCCTTCCCGACGCCGTGCTCGAGCGGGCACAGGCCGAGTTCCTGGAGTGGGGCGGCGAGCGCGCGTCGGTGATGGAGGTTTCGCACCGCGGCAAGGCCTTCGAGGCCATGGCCGCCCGCGCCGAGGCCGACCTGCGCTCCCTGCTGGCAGTACCCGAAGACTACGCCGTGCTGTTCCTCCAGGGTGGCGCCACCCAGCATTTCGCCCAGGTGCCGATGAACATCGCCGCGGGCGGGCGGGCCGACTTCGTGCTGACCGGGCACTGGGGCGTGCGCGCGATGGCAGAGGCGGGCAAGGCCTGTGCGGTCCGGGTCGCCGCGAGCAGCGAGCAGGGCGGCTTCCGTGATCTGCCGGCGGGCTACGACTTCGACCCGGGCGCCGCCTACGTGCACATGACGCCCAACGAGACCATCCATGGCGTCGAGTTCCACGCGCCGCCCGACACCGGCGACGTGCCCCTGGTCGCCGACATGTCCTCGACCCTGCTGTCGCGACCGATCGACGTGGCCCGCTACGGCATCGTCTACGCCTGCGCGCAGAAGAACATCGGACCGTCCGGCCTGGTCGTCCTGCTGGTACGCCGCGACTTGCTGGCGCGGGCACCGGCCACCCTGCCGGACATCTTTCGCTACGACCGTCATGCCGCCAATGGCTCGATGCTGAACACGCCGCCGACCTTCGCCTGGTACCTGGCGGGTCTGGTGTTCCAGTGGCTGCAGGAGCAAGGTGGCCTGGCCGCCATGGCCCGGCTCAACCAGGCCAAGGCGGCGCGCCTGTATTCGGCCATCGACGGGTCGGACGGCTTCTACCGCAACAGCGTCGCCGGTGCCGCCCGGTCCTGGATGAACGTGCCGTTCCAGTTGCACGACGAGGGCCTGGACACCGCCTTCCTGGCGGGCGCCACGGCGGCGGGGCTGGTCGGCCTGAAGGGCCACCGTGCGGTCGGCGGCATGCGGGCGAGCCTGTACAACGCCATGCCGATGGCCGGCGTCGAGGCGCTGGTCGAGTTCATGGCGGCGTTCCAGCGCGAACACGGCTGA
- a CDS encoding c-type cytochrome: MKPIPLILSALAALAAGNALAAETDEGRLLAYTCTGCHGIPGYKNVYPHYHVPRIAGQTREYLVAALRAYQAGERAHPTMRAQGESLSEAEIEQIATFLANHGSTRR, from the coding sequence ATGAAGCCCATTCCGCTCATCCTTTCCGCCCTTGCCGCGCTGGCGGCCGGCAACGCCCTGGCCGCCGAGACCGACGAGGGTCGGCTGCTTGCCTACACCTGCACCGGCTGCCACGGCATTCCCGGCTACAAGAACGTGTACCCTCACTACCACGTCCCGCGCATCGCCGGCCAGACCCGGGAATACCTGGTTGCCGCCCTGCGCGCCTACCAGGCCGGCGAACGTGCCCACCCGACCATGCGCGCCCAGGGCGAGAGCCTGAGCGAGGCGGAGATCGAGCAGATCGCGACCTTCCTGGCCAACCACGGGAGCACGCGTCGATGA
- a CDS encoding NfuA family Fe-S biogenesis protein yields MIHVDPRAQAYFRTLLERQGDDIIGIHLSAVAPGTARADVALRYCERADLRGDEWLVDVCDGLTFYIDADSAPFLDQAEIALRTEGTAEQLSIRAPALRAAAPAADAGLVERIRWLLESEINPQLAGHGGRVALEEVTAQGEVVLRFGGGCQGCGMVSVTLREGIERTLRERIPEVTAVRDATDHASGRTPYFA; encoded by the coding sequence ATGATCCATGTCGACCCACGCGCCCAGGCCTACTTTCGCACCCTGCTGGAACGGCAGGGCGACGACATCATCGGCATCCACCTCAGTGCCGTGGCGCCGGGCACGGCCCGTGCCGATGTCGCCCTGCGCTACTGCGAACGCGCCGACCTGCGCGGCGACGAATGGCTGGTCGACGTCTGCGACGGACTGACCTTCTATATCGATGCCGACTCCGCACCCTTTCTCGACCAGGCCGAGATCGCGCTGCGCACGGAGGGCACGGCCGAACAGCTGAGCATCCGTGCGCCGGCCCTGCGTGCGGCCGCGCCCGCGGCCGACGCCGGCCTGGTGGAGCGGATCCGCTGGCTGTTGGAAAGCGAGATCAATCCCCAGCTCGCCGGTCATGGCGGCCGGGTAGCGCTCGAGGAGGTCACCGCGCAGGGCGAGGTGGTGCTGCGCTTCGGGGGCGGCTGCCAGGGCTGTGGCATGGTCAGCGTGACGCTGCGCGAGGGCATCGAGCGGACCTTGCGGGAACGCATCCCCGAGGTGACCGCAGTGCGCGACGCGACCGACCACGCAAGTGGACGGACGCCGTATTTCGCCTGA
- a CDS encoding cytochrome c: MTRILTSLAMLAALVPALGQAGNVERGREKSVVCQACHGPDGNGVGDPQYPVLAGQYADYLAHALRSYLNGERQNVIMQGFVATLSEQDIRDLSAFYAAQSGPLGDLRDLK, translated from the coding sequence ATGACCCGCATTCTCACCAGCCTGGCGATGCTCGCCGCCCTGGTCCCTGCCCTCGGCCAGGCCGGCAATGTCGAGCGCGGCCGCGAGAAGTCGGTGGTCTGCCAGGCTTGCCACGGCCCTGACGGCAACGGCGTCGGCGACCCGCAGTACCCGGTCCTGGCGGGCCAGTACGCCGACTACCTGGCGCATGCCCTGCGCTCCTACCTCAACGGCGAGCGCCAGAACGTCATCATGCAGGGATTCGTGGCAACCCTGAGCGAGCAGGACATCCGCGACCTGTCGGCCTTCTATGCCGCCCAGTCCGGTCCCCTCGGCGATCTGCGCGACCTGAAGTAG